The following are from one region of the Trichoplusia ni isolate ovarian cell line Hi5 chromosome 1, tn1, whole genome shotgun sequence genome:
- the LOC113500486 gene encoding leucine-rich repeat extensin-like protein 3: NVSFGSQIVLLFIAVQCFEADGKPFLEGISIQKGLEIKFKPFPLKPITFIKEKWSPFGVFGKKRAIVKRDTEFLIPVSPSTLEPQPAPVFENLEEIQNTPPLRFLPPQPPRAVTLVPVSEAPTVIITSSPLPKISPTQPPVVTDIPPVFISSTPLAFSSVAPPPIPLSIPPSPPPMELANPVTEPSISSNFIVPPPREGPPPGLFTDISRSEPVREYMDVVPSIPPTPPLVDNNVKPDIPRTDIVINDNALVRGSKLALYFGSIFLSLMSQFMTNARATFDQMTNPTPVFNN, encoded by the coding sequence AATGTTTCGTTTGGTTCTCAGATTGTGTTGCTCTTCATTGCTGTCCAGTGCTTTGAAGCGGACGGAAAGCCGTTTTTAGAAGGGATTTCTATCCAAAAAGgcctagaaataaaatttaaaccttttccGCTAAAACCTATAACGTTTATTAAGGAGAAATGGTCACCGTTTGGAGTGTTTGGAAAGAAACGTGCTATAGTGAAGAGGGATACAGAATTTTTGATCCCAGTCTCACCATCTACACTGGAGCCGCAGCCAGCGCCAGTATTTGAAAACTTGGAGGAAATTCAAAATACTCCGCCTTTAAGATTTCTGCCACCACAACCGCCTAGAGCTGTAACACTGGTTCCTGTGTCAGAAGCTCCTACTGTCATCATTACTTCGTCCCCTCTACCAAAAATTTCTCCAACACAACCTCCGGTAGTAACTGATATACCGCCTGTATTTATAAGTTCTACGCCTCTTGCATTTTCCTCTGTAGCTCCTCCACCCATCCCACTATCGATTCCTCCTTCACCACCACCTATGGAATTAGCTAACCCAGTTACCGAGCCGTCAATATCCTCGAATTTTATTGTACCACCGCCGAGAGAAGGGCCACCACCAGGCCTCTTCACAGATATATCACGATCTGAACCAGTTCGAGAATATATGGATGTTGTACCTTCGATTCCACCCACTCCACCTCTAGtagataataatgtaaaacCAGACATCCCAAGAACtgatattgttattaatgaCAATGCATTGGTCAGAGGATCGAAGTTAGCACTTTACTTCGGTAGTATTTTCCTGTCACTCATGTCGCAGTTTATGACTAATGCTCGCGCAACTTTTGATCAAATGACGAATCCAACGCCAGTATTCAATAATTAG
- the LOC113495331 gene encoding keratin, type II cytoskeletal 1-like, translated as MAVSKIILFAVVLIALMATVAAQFGRGGFGNRGFGGNRGYGGGGFGGGGFGGGGFNRRGFGGFGNQGFGRRGGFGGFARG; from the exons ATGGCAGTATCCAAA ATTATCTTATTTGCCGTGGTTCTGATCGCGTTGATGGCAACAGTCGCCGCCCAGTTCGGCCGTGGTGGCTTCGGTAATCGAGGTTTCGGCGGTAATCGAGGTTACGGCGGTGGTGGCTTCGGCGGTGGCGGCTTCGGCGGTGGTGGATTCAACCGTCGGGGATTCGGAGGATTTGGAAATCAAGGCTTTGGACGTCGAGGTGGTTTCGGCGGATTTGCTAGAGGATGA
- the LOC113495159 gene encoding keratin, type II cytoskeletal 2 epidermal-like has product MASSKTLFILGVLLALVATTFAQNRGRGGFGGPGGFGGPGGNRPGGNRPGGGFGGGNNGFGQGGFGQGGFGGGNNGFGPGGFGGGNNGFGQGGFGGNRPGGFGGPGGFGGPGGFGRPGFGR; this is encoded by the exons ATGGCATCATCTAAG ACATTGTTTATCCTTGGAGTTTTGTTGGCCCTCGTCGCGACAACCTTCGCGCAGAATAGAGGCCGAGGTGGCTTTGGAGGTCCGGGAGGATTCGGTGGACCAGGAGGCAACCGCCCGGGAGGCAATCGCCCTGGAGGTGGATTTGGCGGTGGTAACAACGGTTTTGGCCAGGGCGGCTTTGGCCAGGGTGGTTTCGGCGGTGGCAACAACGGCTTCGGTCCGGGCGGTTTTGGCGGTGGCAACAACGGTTTTGGCCAAGGAGGATTCGGTGGAAACCGTCCTGGTGGATTCGGCGGTCCGGGAGGTTTCGGCGGTCCGGGTGGTTTCGGCCGCCCAGGATTCGGTCGCTAA